The Trichosurus vulpecula isolate mTriVul1 chromosome 4, mTriVul1.pri, whole genome shotgun sequence genome contains a region encoding:
- the NDUFAF8 gene encoding NADH dehydrogenase [ubiquinone] 1 alpha subcomplex assembly factor 8 → MSGTGAVWSRVRSRIQSFPERLATCGVEAAAYGKCVQAATAPGRDLKRNVCAKEFEALRNCFVAVAKKTLN, encoded by the exons ATGTCGGGGACCGGAGCTGTGTGGAGCCGAGTTCGGAGCCGGATACAGAGCTTTCCGGAGAGGCTGGCGACCTGTGGGGTAGAG gCCGCGGCTTATGGGAAGTGTGTCCAGGCCGCCACGGCCCCTGGCCGGGACCTGAAGAGGAACGTTTGTGCCAAGGAGTTTGAGGCCCTGCGGAATTGCTTCGTGGCGGTT GCCAAGAAGACCTTGAACTGA